The sequence aaaaattatatacttaaaaatagcaTAATGGAATTATTAGAACTGTGATAATGAGCACGCAggcaaaaaaagaaaataacaaatgttttgtataattaaagtatagtataaacaattttaataaatcaataaatgattattaatattaaaagaaaattatgataCCATATCAGAAACACAAAGGtagattaacaaaatatttacactaaaGCAATTGCTATAATTTAACAACACGTTATTTACACCCATGTGTTCACTCATTTCTATACTCCCCGAAAGTGACTTTTGTTCAACGTTACGTCAAGTGAACCTCCGCCCTCTGCAGACACGCATCGTTCAGCTTCCGGCGAGTATAGAACACGAGCAAATCTCATACGCTTCTTCGAATACTACAGTACAACTTAACTTTGTCATAACAGGTAACATCTGACTTTCACACTATAATACATAACGTTCACAACgccaaaaaaatgtgtttaatatttctatacaatATTGCACGCGGTATGTCACTATTGTATATTAATGAATGTAAACTAGGCGTACGAGTCAATCATATTGCGAATCACAAAATTTTACTCCTCAACGGGAAGCTACCGTCGTATTCTTCGTCGAACCTCATCAACAACTATACATAGACACATAAATCTATGACTTACAATAAACGGAGTTCTCATAGAACTTAAGGATACATACGATCGACCGTCGATCTCCATTACTCGAAAATATCACTAGCACTACTAGACTATATACTATCCACACGGAGACGCTCCCCGCTCGGCGCGAGAGCTCGCAGTCTAGGCGTCGCGAAGTATAAATGCAAAGTGGGCAGAGGCCCGACGAGCGCCCGCGCGTCACTGGGACAGCAGCTTCTGCAGCAGCGACGCCTTAGCCGAGCCCGTCTGCGCCTCATCACCGCCCGCCGCCGCCTCCGCCGAGCCCTCCGTAGTACTCTGCGCAACACACACGGTCAGTGAGCCACACGCTAGGCGTCTGGGAACATTGCGACTATCGAATCGGATTCATGATTAGATTCGTAGATATCGTATAGGAAAATTGTGTAGTCTCAGATTAGTCTATCATTTTTAGACTTCAGTATTTTTAAAGGTTgaaattttttgaattattacttttcataattaaatcgaCCATAGTTTTTACTATCTACAAAAAAGTGAATCTatcaatactttattaaatatgagaCTATCTatcgcaaaataaaaataaatatctcttaTTATAGCCatctcatattttattttgactttagCAAAATATTAACATCACACGTAGTTAGGACCAATCAAAATTTAAGCTAAACTATCCACTAGTAGAGAAAACTTAATTTCCAATGACATGGTAAAAAATTtactgaattataaaaaaatacactgttgaatcgttttaaaataaaaattaactaatacaaaataggaagaattaaaacataattctaAGTACCACAACTTGAGTAAATAATGCctattactatataattaaagacaaatataaaattaggttGTTTCCAATTCAAATAAGAATACATTTTGATTACTTACACAAATAACTATCtagaaatcttattaaattgattccgtttaataaaaacttattaaggATAAGGAAAATTCCTAGATGAATTGAAATCGTAATTATTTGCTTGCGGCTTACGAACAATATAATTTGCACcgataatgattataattaaaaatatagtagtaCATGAAAACCTTAACCAGAGACTCATTGATATTTTAACCGATATTGttgtatatacttttatattaaataaattagttgaagaataaaaattatatccgtCTATTATTTTTCAACTTGAAACATATTacgtttagttattttatcgtttataacatatttctattggaattaatttatttaaatgaagtgCAATAGCTCTAAGcgtatatttgatatttgtgtATGTACACATTGgtcgtaaataatatttggtTAATACGAATACTATTGTGACTAGTATTAGGAATTTCAAAGTTTATAAACTccgtttcaaaatatatattacattaggaAACAACCCAATTGGGACAATTCACAGTAGTGacgttttataacaattaaagtaaCGATTTACTTAATTTAGAGCTTTGATAATAAGAAAATCTTGCAACTCGATTTAGACTCGCATATGCAGGCAGATGACAGTAGATAgtacttacaataaaaacatcaaataaaacaattaattattaatcgtgtcatattatatgtaaaacgtctacttattaaatcaaaaagtaATACTATCTTATTGCatactgtaatataaatatatcgttgttcattagaatattatatattataaaataatcaactaTGGAATAAAGCCATTTTTAATTGTCAAATCAGTCAAATACCGGTAGTAGGtatcgattaaatatatatatttttttaattctttgtgCTAttgttaaattgatttatttgcaGTACTCCCTGCATcggatgttaaaaatacataaataattatttcattgtcgAAATCgttgattatatatattgttttgtatgtaacaaattgaaattaaatttaaaagtacataatgATCGAGTTGCAGTATTAACttctaaaactttaaataatcgaatataacactttaaactttataatactttattttcataatattgtaaacaatattagttttatatataagacgaagagtaattttaattttatttaagagcgAAATAGAATTACTCTGTTAGTCATAGGAGTTAATAAGTAACAACATTAAATGGTActaaccttaaaatatttttacttattatataaatattgcatagcatgttgtttatttgaaaatgatttCAGAGGTAAAGAGCAATAAgcagttgaaaaatattaagaaataagtgAGGGTGTATACTTCGTTCTCAAGTATCCGAATTaccatgtttatatataaatattatgaatgaacATTTTGATCGCACCTCACATTTCgatcgaaatataattataatcatgcaatcaattattataatgatctGTAATACGGCACTCGATAAACGACATAATTCGTatgctatatataaaatattttacgagcAAAATAATAAGCAGTCCAATtgcaaaatcataaaaattttatataactacacCTTAATTAAAACCGTAACCATAATTTAACGCTTGCGCATGCGAATTACCCCATTTTTAAGCTAATATATCACAAGTACAGAAAACCTAGGAAGCGATGACATTATCATGTTCTcatgaatttatataatctaaatcaaattcaaaatgcatatataattatgaaataatatctataagaattattattcaaattcacATCACAAAAgctttattgataatttagaaATGTGCCAATCATTGTTACTGTAATAAAGCATTGGACGCGAATGATTAGAGACATTCGGAATTGAAGTAAGAGAAAAACTTTACGAGCGTCGTTGGCACACCTCTTTCATTCAGCCTCTAATAGTCAGATGGTCGACTCGACAACACACGCAGCAGAGCAGACTCaatacgtaatatttatataaatgtaattctacaaaaaataatggaaaTCGATACAGAAGTAGTGTAAAAGTGACTTGATGGTTTGGTACCGCTGGTCGCGTCCCTGGCTTACCGGTATGCTCTGTTGCGACTCCCACGAGTTTGCCGACGCCGATGACGCTCGACCCCCCACCACACCACCGCCACCTACATACGTACACACGGATACATTGCCAGTAACCAGCCGTCACTCTGGCAATGTTTTATCACCACATTCTCTTTTATCTATGCTTACTTTTCAAAACAACGAAAAGagtgtcatatatatatatgtattagataTCGCTTCCAAACCTAACGTGATtctgtttcatttataatatacattgccTGATAATAAATTGATCAATTTTGTTCACTGAATACGCTACACTTCGATTCTCGACccgtttacataatataatataatagacatttcatcaaacaaacatttagttctgtaaaatgattgaatctaattttaaataaacgcgtAATATGGTtgctacgaaaaaaaaaattggtgacCTACTGAAACAATTGAATTTGCTCGGCTCatttcctaaataaaaaaacgatacaAAACAAATTCGCAGACTGTTCCGAAGTGTCTTTCCAACAGTTGAGCTAATAtcctattaaaaacatttaaatacacattttatttacttataacaattatatcttaattttgaCTTAATCATCTATTCACATTTTAAGATGCATCATGAAGAGTAATTACTTCGCTGATATCGAAactatcaaaaatttaaaactgtcGATGTCGCCTCGCGtttagaaaagaaaaatataagtttactaataaattaatacccaaaatccaaatatatttgataacaattaaagttataacATAAAACTGTTATCATTATGAAAcagaaaaattactttttatgcaTTACGCACAATACAAGGAaccaattttgataaaactttttgtGTTTAATAGAAATTAAGACTTAAAAATTGGGATGTATTAAATCTCGCTACGATCACGAGAGCCAGATGTACAACAATCAAACCACTTGTAAAAAGGTTCCTATGGATACGAAATGAGGATTCCGGTTTAAAATCTACACTGACAAGGTTGCGGGAAAAATTAGTAGATAgaacaatatacatacaataacgGAGTTGATTGGTGATTATTTTTGATTCATTCTCTTTTCCTGTGTATATAAAAACTACGGTAACAATAATTACGCTTACAACGTATACGTGTAGCCAAAACTTAAGGATTCGTATCTATCTATCAATGTTAtccaaaaaatatcttattttttcaatattaagtaatattatggTCAATTAAATATCGTTGAAGGTAACTTGGTATCAAAGAATTACCAAGactataaaagcaaataaagtttacgaataatcataataaacatataatataatatctgagtcttaatatacatttatttagtataaaattatatataagtaattaaaggtttaaatatttactaaatataaactttCAGTAAAGTACAAAAccaaaaggtttttttaaacttaaaggTAACTTATGAAACATTTTCATAAGTGTACTTTTCTCAAATTATTCATGGATTGATacgagttaaaaaatatataaattgtaatcaaaatattgtaaaaataatacagttatgattattaaaatctagtcactaaaacaaacaattttatctaGAGTGTCTCGGAAGTCCAAATGCTTGACCAAAAAGTAGGTTTacatttcgttatttattttcgcCGAAATAATTCATAATCCACAACAACAGTAGTAGTATGCTCAGTGTAATCTCCTACAATATTTGAAACATACTCGAATAAATTTCGATTCACCAGAGCAAAAGAGATCCAACTTTTTATTTGCCAGGTCAGTACCTGTTCACTCTCAAACAAACATCAGATAAAAGGTTTTCCTAGAAGGAGATCGACCACTCTAGAGATCGAGGTTCCGTAGCGAGGGAAAGAACAGTCGGTACTAACCAGGAGCGGGCATGTCGAACGTGAGCAGCGGGTCGAGCTCGGGCGCGTGCAGCGCGTGCAGGTCGGGGCGGGCCGAGCGCGCGCCCACCACGGCGCGCAGCTCGTTGCGCACGTACTCCGACGTGCCGCCGCCCGCCGCTCCGCCCACGCCGCCCACGCCGCCCACGCCGCCTCCTCCGCTCACGCCGCCCACGCCACCCACGCCTGCGTGTCGGGTAACTACATCAGCGGTCGGCGCGCTACTCACGGCGAAACTTACGCTTCTTGGAGGTCGAGAGCACCTCTCTCTTTTGTTTCGGTCGTATCGCATTGCAGACTGATCCAGATATTAGAAAAATAGCGCTAGTAAATAAGGACGCCATCCAGTCGACGTGATATATAAttcagaattttataaatatacaagcgGAAGTAATTTCGCCTTACGTCAAAATTAAGAGACATGCACGACGACAGTGAGGAGAAATAACAATTTTGCTACGAAAACTACCGTTTACCTTACTTCCTTCGTACCTCGAACGCCAAAGAACCGTGGAAGAGTCGGAAAGGCAAAATTCGTTAGATTATATGCATACATACAAGCGGGTTATTAGAAATGAAATCGACAGTAAATCACGACGAATATTTCGACGACCatttgtttatatgttaatgttaataggGAACAGTTCATTTCTTAAGAGGCCGTTACGACGAAATCAGTCGACACATGCATACTCACACGAGAGCGGATGATCGTGAGGCGAGGCATGCGGCGTGTGCGGCGGGTGTGGCGGGTGCGGCGGGTGCGGCGGGTGCGGCGGATGCGGCGGGTGCGGCGGGTGCGGCGGGTGCGCGGGGTGCGCGCCCTGCGCCATTCGCCGCGCGAACTCGCCGCACAGGGCTCGGACGCCCACATCGCTCTCCTCATAGTAGCCGCCCACTGCCACACACGCCTCATATAGTACTCGGCCACTGCCATTCGCGCTTCGTTCAGCACTCGCCTGGCGACGCTGTGCTGAGACCTACCTACTTGGGTACCCGGCCGGTCGCTACCGATTCCGGACTGACTGCCGAGCGAGCGACTCGTTCTCGTGGAGTTCGCGTGCGAGTGGTAATGGCGAGATCGGCATCACCGCCCTCTCCTCTATTCGAAAACTAGGCCATCCGCCTTTACCGTTGCATGCGACCTCTCATAAGCTCGTCTAACTAGTACGCTAACTCTACCCATCGCTTTTATTTCGAATTTCGTATATTAAAGCCAATAATATAATCATGCAATTAGTTGTAAAGAATTTTATCAATCTaaattgtatcataaataaagtttattttaaaatctctaCAGAGCATGCTGAAGGAATTATCGTTTTAGAATAAACATGCTTCGACTTAAAATTCAAGAATGAGAGAACTATCTAcctcaaaataaattagtatatatattatgcatTAAAGCGTACCATTAAAACCTTGGATCagactgaatattttaaatatttatgtttcattaCAATATCCgcagataattataatacttacatacctttataatacatattcttaTGTAAagtcgatttaaaataaaaaatattaaaaacatttcagaatattgatttaaaataaatactctcTAAGTTATACAATTTGCAAACAGTGAATCGACGGCTCGCCtgattaacaatttattatattatataaatcagaaAAAACCGTAACACaggaaatgtataataatattctatacgtaataaataatattctctttTCCACTGTGGCTCGGAGGCTACGTACTGGATGAGTCTAAAAGCACAGGTCGCAAATCTTTAGAGAATACATCGCATATCGATATCAAGTACGCCAACCGACTCACGGATCCAGCGGGGCTACGTACCGTGGtgcgggcgcggcgcgcgcaGGTAGGGCTGCGGCGCCACGGGCGTGTGCAGCGCCGCCGCGTACGCGCCCGCGCttcccgcgccgcccgcgccgcccgcgccctgCGGAGCACACGCTACACTCACTTGTTCCACCTCACGCGCGTGGCGCGCACGTTCGTATCGTATACTTACGAGTTGTCGACTTAGCATTGGATTCTGTTGCGACGAGGGCATTTTGTTGGCGCCGTAGTTCGGCCCCATTTGATCTGtgaacgtaaaaaataaatgtaacactCAATACATGTActgaatattcttaataaatttccCCGTCGAGTGTTTGTACTTACTCGTATGATGATATAGATTATGGAAGTCTGTGCGCTTTAGAGCTACGTTAGGCGGCGTCGCGGAAACTAAAGCATTTATTGTAGAACCGAGATCGGCTTGGGGCTGCTCTGCAGCCTGTAATTACAAAtaacatcaattttaaaattaggaaATCGACTGTGGTAAATTAAGCGTGTGAATGCAAATAGCAAATTTGCATTCACACGCTTCTACTAAAAGACGGCTTTCAtcctaaaattaatatcatgacACTATATACTGTACGTATTGGAAATTATGTGACTATAAAACAGTAGACTGTCGGACTAGTAAATAGGCCACCTTACGGTAAGTAGTCACCCCACCATAAAAATGTAAACCAATCCTTACACCAccaattcaccaccaacaacCTGGAACTTAagaggttatgtcccttgtgcctgcaattACACGTGCTTTATAGCAATTTGTATTGCATTATAAAGCATTGCAATATAAATtagcaaaatattatatgtttaatacaataattatatataaaattttaatgtcatcCTTATACTTTTTTTGGCGGGCCCTTTAACGTTGATACCAAAGTAATAAAAGTGTTCTTGCAAACTTTTCTTGATCGActgtttctaatattattatatttgttacaatcaaaattatattttgtaattataagtgATTCAACAATCATTAGAATTAGTTCAGAGGCCCTAATAAGCGGTGACGACGCACCGGAAACACGAATAAGGCGAGTGAATCACATTTTATTGGCAATCATTCACACAAAAAATCTACAGTGCTTGAGACTACCGACCAAGGACGCATACCTATTTCAATTTACTTTACCAAACActttacaaatatcgattataatTCTCAATCAGAGATATAAAAAACTCattgactttatttaaaattgaattgtaatGAAAAATCGAAttctatgaatttataaatggcATGGCTTTCTTTTTCTAATTctcattatacataaaaataatgtccgACCTCGGGGGAGACGAGCATCTGCTGCGAGCGCTGCATCTGCAGCAGGCGCGTGCGCTGCTGCTCCACCacggcgcgcgcgcgcacgctgTCGGCGTCGCTGCGCGCCACCAGCCCGTAcagcgcgcccgcgccgccgctcATCGTGCACGAGCCCTGCGCGCCACAGACAGGCTTATTGGAGAATATGTATACCGAGTGAAGCCTGGAGTTCGccctatatttattaaaaactctgACTTGGATCGCCGCATtgaaaaaggtgaaaaattcaCTTACTTGACTCTGAGCGGGATAAGCCGACGCTTGGACGCTCGGGCTCGATGAGACCGGACTCTTTGTCGCAGTTTCGAATTGCATAAGACTTTGCGTTATAGCATTTATAAcgtcatttttttctttaacaccCTAAAACAGAGCAGTCGCACATATCTTAGTAATACTCACTACGGTTCGAGAAAGaatctattaaaattgtttccatAAAAGTTCGAAACCAATAGATAAtcctaaatattttactaatataactTACTGCATAATCCGAGCGTAATTGTCGGTTACTCTCCATATCCATGAGAACGTTGACGTCAGGTGCGGAACGATCGTTATATGGCATATTTTCTATCACCTCGTCCAAAATATCCGACAGCGTCTTATCATTTGGTACCTCGCTGTCCCCACTCGTTCCACTCTGCGCTCTCATACCTCCGCCGCTcctacaaatacatttatagatAAGTTGGTAACATCCATTTCTAACAAAAATGAATTCGTCCGACCATCGCAATAAATTCGCAAattgtatatttcaataattattaaacatggtgtgcaaaatttaaacaaattaacaacttaattaaacaatttaaggtatattttctatatttaggTTAGCGACTCACTGCGCCTGGTTGTTATAGGGGTAATGAGGCGGGGCAGGCTGGTAGCCGGCGCGAGCGCCGCCCTGCAGCACCATCTGCAGGTGGCTCTGCCCCGCCTGCCCCACGGGGCCGCCCTGCGACGTCTGAATGCCCTGCATGTTGGAGCAATCCACACTCGATGCCGACGACACCGGGCCCGCGCCTCCGTTCACATTGTTTCCACGAATGCTATAAACATTcagactattttttatatatgcttaattcgtaaaattaagtgcatttaaagttaactttaacctatatatttacataaatcttCATCTTCAACTTAGTCAAAATATCATGATTTAATCGGTGTAATgtactaatactaattattctttatacatAGGAGACTCACACTTaggataatattcattaattcttaaaactatacttatataatttttaggttGCAATGTAATGTCATCAAAATCGATCCCTATGCTCTTTTCAGACAGATAGGCGATGTCGACAGGCAATATCATTCtatatatacgaaaaaaaatttttaaatatacaactcACTTAGCGGTGAGAATATTGGAAATAGTGTGATGTGGGTGGCGAGCCTGCGCCATGTGGAGGGGGTGCTGGTGCTGGTGCGCGTGGCCGAGCGtgggcggcgcgcgcgcccgCGCCGGGTAGGGCCGCAGGATGGGGTTCGGCAGCGGCAGCGGCGTAGGCGGGGTGGTCTGTTGCCGCGCCAACAGCGACACGAGGATTTGGTTCTTCTGACAGAGCGGGCTCATGCCGGGGCCACTGCTGGTTGCCGGACTGTTGGCACTCGACGACGCTGTGGATGTCGGCGCTCCAGACCCGCCGCCTGCTCCTGTGGCACTCGACGACACCTGGTAAATGCGCGCATAATGGTTGATTTCCGattagtaataaatttgtaCTTAAACTTAATGTACAATTAGTTTTACAATTAGAAGGTAGTGCGTATCTTATTAGaaagaacataaaaattagATAACCTCGtatgtaaaatagtaaatataacaataataaaatacataaaatacacgACTAATTAACTCCTTTAAAGTATTATACCCCAATCTCTCTTAGTGGGTGGTTACTTGGACTAGATCTGTAATCTAGTCCAAGTAACCACCTGCAATCATTGCTTTGGTTCCTTAAAACTACATATGTGAGCGGACATACACGGGACTAATTTCTTATCTAGCAACTTACACGCGATACATAATATTGTGAATGTTTGATAGACATGATTACCTGTTGATTCTCAGGCGTAGCTCTCTTAGCGGTGCTCGTAGAGGCTTTGGACTCTTCAAACTTTCGCTTCATGCCGGCTATTCGGTCCATGTACATATCGCTTTCCTGAGAACGTCCGTTGCTTGACGGACCATTATTGTTTGAAAGCAGCTGCGAGAGCAAGGCGCTGGACTGCGAAGATCCACGCGAACTGTCTGTAGAATTTCTTCTGCCTTCCTCTCCGTCCTCGTCAGACTTgtcatttaaaatcttaaataaaatgaatacgttataaataaagagtTAAAAGTAGCAAAACTATTcccgcaataaaaaaaatcatctcacCTTGCGTAGTTGATTGTTATGATGTGTTGACTGGTGGGTGTTATGAGGCGGCGGCTGATGTTGACCCATGTGCGGCGGGGGTCGTGCGTGCGCCTGCGCCGAGTGCAGCGGTGACAAGGCCGAGGCCGGCGTGAGCGGCGTGTGCGGCGTGTGCGGGGTGTGCGGCGTGTGCGGCGTGTGCGGGGTGTGCGGGGCCGAGGTCTCGCTGCTCGTCGCCTCGTCGTCTTCTTGGTTTAGTAAATCTTTGAGTACGCTCTTCTTGCTAAGCAAAATACGAAGGCGATTTGGTTCCTCGTGAACGGCCGCTGGTGGTGGCGCTTCGACTGGCGACGCATGCGCAGCGGGATTATTTTCGCCGCTTTCTTTCCGTTCTTTTGCCTCCTCACCTGACATTTCTCCCATCGGGAAAGATGATGGCCAAGTTTCGAGGTCGAAGTCGTTGATGGTGAATTGATGTTCACCGGGGCTCATAGGGGAGCGATAGCGCGGCTCTGAGGATGATGTCTCACCATTGGCGACTGAAGTCATGAGAGGACCACCGAGCGATGGGCGGGACGTTCCCGCGTCGTGAATATCCACGTCCTCATCGCCGAGTACGGTATTCGTAGACATTATGAAGTCTGGCTCGCCGACTGTCGGAAAGAGTCTAGCCTGTGCGCTTACTCGGATACGAGGACCGTCGGTCCCGATACGTAATCGGTAGGGTTCGCTCACCACGAGCAATCCGGCCCTACCTACTACTTCCTGAAGATGTGTCGATACACGTGCACGATCACTACTTTCAACGAGATCTAAGTAACGAACTCCCACAAGAGAAATAGGAGAATTTATACAGTTTTCCACTCCAGACAAATCACAAGCTgtaacaattcaaaaataaattattacaaattgtaaatagatatgaaaccattttaaaaattaaataaaacctacaTAAGATATTAAAGTTACAATCCAATCTGAAAACGATGGTGGGTCCGCCGTCGTTGGAGATAGCGGCCGACTCACAGCGCCGAATGACGCACATGACGGAGCCGGCCTCCTCCGTGGACGAGCTGCGTACTGGCGCAGCGTGGATCACAGTATCCACAAACCTggccaatgaaataaaaattaaatagtttttcttaaactgtaaataaaatttgttgtatTCCGTTTATTTATCTTCTTTACTACCTCAAAGTAAGTgaaatcgtttttaaaaaatatattacaatacaattagaCAATTATCAAACTAAACCACGACTAACCTGGAACCATCGGCAACATTTGAATCTTTTAAAAGCAGGCGGGCATGGATATATTGGAATTTATCGGAATCGCCCGATCCCCAGGAAAAGTTTTGGATATTTCTCAGCAATGGTTTTAGTTTTGCATGATCGTCAGCATGCAAAAGCGAGAATATTGATTTCTTATATAACTCAGTCCTTTCCGCAAGAACGAggtcttttatattttcagtcACACACTCAATTTCGCCTTTCGAGTTAATTTCCATTAATATTAAACCCAGGACTCCGGTATAATGCTTTATCGCCTGCAATCAATACAtagcattacatttaaataattgtataagctatgtataataaaatcaaatacataatgtacgactaaaattattttttaaacggaAGATAAACAATTTCTTTAAAGGGAACTAACAAGTTAAGTTATAGTGGGTGCTGTAATTAACGCccattacaaattaaatcaaagaagATATCTAACATCTCCTTAAATATACGGATTGATGTATATTACCTCGATTAGAGTGCTCAGCTCGGAATACTGAAAACCACTAGGGGGCGGTTGTTGCTGGGTGGAACTAACTTCACCGGCTTGTACAGGTGACAAGCTCTGAACGATACGCTGGGGGCAGTCTCCAGGGCAGTTCCGGCGCCGCTGCAATACGTCCTCAATCTGCCTAGTTGCTTTCTGGACGATGCCGTTTTTGTCTGGTTGCTTTACTTCAGCAAGACAAGTCCCCAGAAGTTCCTCTAGTTGATTTATTACTTCGTTTTCCAACTCTCGACGTCGCTTCTCGTTGTCAcacttatttctaaaattaaaattgacacatttaatatgaaaataaaatatgcgtATAGgcatatacttaaattttaaattatcaaaaacaaaaacaacaactgataataaatg comes from Vanessa atalanta chromosome 3, ilVanAtal1.2, whole genome shotgun sequence and encodes:
- the LOC125077224 gene encoding uncharacterized protein LOC125077224 isoform X6; this encodes MQVLSGENARNKCDNEKRRRELENEVINQLEELLGTCLAEVKQPDKNGIVQKATRQIEDVLQRRRNCPGDCPQRIVQSLSPVQAGEVSSTQQQPPPSGFQYSELSTLIEAIKHYTGVLGLILMEINSKGEIECVTENIKDLVLAERTELYKKSIFSLLHADDHAKLKPLLRNIQNFSWGSGDSDKFQYIHARLLLKDSNVADGSRFVDTVIHAAPVRSSSTEEAGSVMCVIRRCESAAISNDGGPTIVFRLDCNFNILSCDLSGVENCINSPISLVGVRYLDLVESSDRARVSTHLQEVVGRAGLLVVSEPYRLRIGTDGPRIRVSAQARLFPTVGEPDFIMSTNTVLGDEDVDIHDAGTSRPSLGGPLMTSVANGETSSSEPRYRSPMSPGEHQFTINDFDLETWPSSFPMGEMSGEEAKERKESGENNPAAHASPVEAPPPAAVHEEPNRLRILLSKKSVLKDLLNQEDDEATSSETSAPHTPHTPHTPHTPHTPHTPLTPASALSPLHSAQAHARPPPHMGQHQPPPHNTHQSTHHNNQLRKILNDKSDEDGEEGRRNSTDSSRGSSQSSALLSQLLSNNNGPSSNGRSQESDMYMDRIAGMKRKFEESKASTSTAKRATPENQQVSSSATGAGGGSGAPTSTASSSANSPATSSGPGMSPLCQKNQILVSLLARQQTTPPTPLPLPNPILRPYPARARAPPTLGHAHQHQHPLHMAQARHPHHTISNILTANIRGNNVNGGAGPVSSASSVDCSNMQGIQTSQGGPVGQAGQSHLQMVLQGGARAGYQPAPPHYPYNNQAQSGGGMRAQSGTSGDSEVPNDKTLSDILDEVIENMPYNDRSAPDVNVLMDMESNRQLRSDYAGVKEKNDVINAITQSLMQFETATKSPVSSSPSVQASAYPAQSQGSCTMSGGAGALYGLVARSDADSVRARAVVEQQRTRLLQMQRSQQMLVSPEAAEQPQADLGSTINALVSATPPNVALKRTDFHNLYHHTNQMGPNYGANKMPSSQQNPMLSRQLGAGGAGGAGSAGAYAAALHTPVAPQPYLRAPRPHHVGGYYEESDVGVRALCGEFARRMAQGAHPAHPPHPPHPPHPPHPPHPPHPPHPPHTPHASPHDHPLSCVGGVGGVSGGGGVGGVGGVGGAAGGGTSEYVRNELRAVVGARSARPDLHALHAPELDPLLTFDMPAPGGGGVVGGRASSASANSWESQQSIPSTTEGSAEAAAGGDEAQTGSAKASLLQKLLSQ
- the LOC125077224 gene encoding uncharacterized protein LOC125077224 isoform X3 — its product is MLPMVQAEPVLFNCAGHSADGASPTATLPPSLTPDSEVEGLADFFYDIDVAVVNTFSRNKCDNEKRRRELENEVINQLEELLGTCLAEVKQPDKNGIVQKATRQIEDVLQRRRNCPGDCPQRIVQSLSPVQAGEVSSTQQQPPPSGFQYSELSTLIEAIKHYTGVLGLILMEINSKGEIECVTENIKDLVLAERTELYKKSIFSLLHADDHAKLKPLLRNIQNFSWGSGDSDKFQYIHARLLLKDSNVADGSRFVDTVIHAAPVRSSSTEEAGSVMCVIRRCESAAISNDGGPTIVFRLDCNFNILSCDLSGVENCINSPISLVGVRYLDLVESSDRARVSTHLQEVVGRAGLLVVSEPYRLRIGTDGPRIRVSAQARLFPTVGEPDFIMSTNTVLGDEDVDIHDAGTSRPSLGGPLMTSVANGETSSSEPRYRSPMSPGEHQFTINDFDLETWPSSFPMGEMSGEEAKERKESGENNPAAHASPVEAPPPAAVHEEPNRLRILLSKKSVLKDLLNQEDDEATSSETSAPHTPHTPHTPHTPHTPHTPLTPASALSPLHSAQAHARPPPHMGQHQPPPHNTHQSTHHNNQLRKILNDKSDEDGEEGRRNSTDSSRGSSQSSALLSQLLSNNNGPSSNGRSQESDMYMDRIAGMKRKFEESKASTSTAKRATPENQQVSSSATGAGGGSGAPTSTASSSANSPATSSGPGMSPLCQKNQILVSLLARQQTTPPTPLPLPNPILRPYPARARAPPTLGHAHQHQHPLHMAQARHPHHTISNILTANIRGNNVNGGAGPVSSASSVDCSNMQGIQTSQGGPVGQAGQSHLQMVLQGGARAGYQPAPPHYPYNNQAQSGGGMRAQSGTSGDSEVPNDKTLSDILDEVIENMPYNDRSAPDVNVLMDMESNRQLRSDYAGVKEKNDVINAITQSLMQFETATKSPVSSSPSVQASAYPAQSQGSCTMSGGAGALYGLVARSDADSVRARAVVEQQRTRLLQMQRSQQMLVSPEAAEQPQADLGSTINALVSATPPNVALKRTDFHNLYHHTNQMGPNYGANKMPSSQQNPMLSRQLGAGGAGGAGSAGAYAAALHTPVAPQPYLRAPRPHHVGGYYEESDVGVRALCGEFARRMAQGAHPAHPPHPPHPPHPPHPPHPPHPPHPPHTPHASPHDHPLSCVGGVGGVSGGGGVGGVGGVGGAAGGGTSEYVRNELRAVVGARSARPDLHALHAPELDPLLTFDMPAPGGGGVVGGRASSASANSWESQQSIPSTTEGSAEAAAGGDEAQTGSAKASLLQKLLSQ